Genomic segment of Vibrio natriegens NBRC 15636 = ATCC 14048 = DSM 759:
AGTTCAACCTGGTATCAACTTTGCCCGACTAACCCATATTTGCGAACCATTCCACGTAATTGATGGTAACTTAGCCCGAGCAATTCTGCAGCCTGACGCTGATTGAACTTAGCTTCTTCCAGCGCACGGTTGAGCAAGCTAATATCTTGTTCTTCTTGCCACTGTTTGTAATCGAGCGGGAAATGAAATTGAGTGCTTTGTTCGGCCACATCTTGTTCTTCTTCTTGCTCATTCGAGTGACCCAAAGCGTTGTCCCAGACGGTTGCGAAAGGATTGAATATCAACTGATCAATTGGATCGGCGTTTAAGCCATGTTGATAGATCGCGCGCTCAATAACGTTTTTCAGCTCCCGAACGTTCCCTGGCCAAGGGTAGTCAAGTAACGAGCGTTCTGCTTCTGCGGTGAAACCGACGAAATATTCAAGCTGAAGTTCGCGGCACATCTTTATGGCGTAGTATTCCGCCAAAGAAAGAATGTCTTCTTTTCTCTCACGGAGAGGAGGAAGCATGATGACATCAAAAGCAAGCCGGTCGAGCAGATCGGCACGGAAATCACCTTGTTCAGCAAGTTTGGGTAAGTCGGCATTGGTCGCACAGACTAATCGCACGTCGGCATTCAAAGCAGTGTGCCCGCCAACGCGTTCATATTCACCATATTCGATGACACGCAGCAACTTTTCTTGCACTAACAGTGGCGCAGTTGCTAGTTCATCAAGGAAAAGGGTACCGCCTTCCGCTCGCTCAAAGCGACCTTTATGTTTGCCTTTTGACCCAGTGAACGAGCCAGGTTCATGACCAAACAATTCAGAATCAATCAAACCTTCGCTCAGTGTGGCACAATTTAATGACAGAAGTGGCTTGTCCCAACGTCTTGATAAATAATGCAAACGCTGTGCAATAAGCTCTTTACCGGTACCGCGCTCACCAATAATGAGTACCGGGCGTTCAATTGGCGCAAGTTGTGATACTTTATCTAATACAGCGAGAAAAGCGGGCGATTCACCAATCAGGTTTTGCTTCATAGATTCCTTCTTACTTAGCTGCCTAGGTGTGAATTCAATAGGGAATTGGTGAAATTCACCAACAGTTGGTGAAAAACATCATAGCATAATGGTGCATAACAACAACAAAATGCATAACCTATTGATTTTATGGTGGAACTTAAGTTGGCACGTAACTTGTTATGTATTTAGGTAGACACAAGGTAAATCACCACCTTGTCGGGTTTTAATAGGAAAAAAGAGGAGTTCCGTCATGGGTATTTTTTCTCGTTTTGCAGATATCGTTAACTCAAACATCAGTGCATTGTTGGACAAGGCGGAAGATCCTGAAAAAATGATCCGTCTCATCATTCAAGAAATGGAAGACACACTTGTCGAGGTTCGTACCAACTCAGCGAAAGCGATCGCAGACAAAAAAGAGTTGGCTCGTAAAGTTGAGGCTATCGAAGATCAAATCAATGAATGGGGCAAAAAAGCCAGCCTTGCGTTGGTAAAAGAGCGTGAAGATTTAGCGCGTGCTGCTCTTATAGAGAAGCAAAAGCTTGAACAGTTAATCAAAGGCCTTCATACAGAACAAACTTTGGTTGAAGAGACCATTGATAAGTTAACCGGTGAAATTGGTAAGCTGGAAAACAAAATTGCGGAAACACGAGCGAAACAGCAAGCTCTGGCAATCCGTAATCAAACCGCAACTAATCGTCGTGATGTGCAAAAACATCTTCACACTAGCCGTACCAATGAAGCGATGGCTAAGTTTGAACAATACTCACGTAAAGTCGATGAGTTGGAAGCGGAAGCTGACCTATATTCAAGCACTGGCCAGTCAAAATCGTTAGAGCAGGAGTTTGCAGAGCTTCAGGCGCAAGATGAAATTGAAAAAGAGTTGGCAAAACTGAAAGAACAGATGTCATCACAAGATAAATAAAAGAGGAGCCATTTATGACGACATTTTTTATAACAGGACCAGTCATTGTCTTTTTGATCTTTGTCGCTCCACTTTGGCTCTTCTTACACTATCGCAGTAAACGTAAAACGGATAGTGCACTGTCGAACCAGGATCTGGAGCGCCTTCAGGTACTATCCGAAAAAGCAGAATCGATGCAGGCTAGGGTAGATACACTTGAACGCATTCTAGACGCAGAGTCACCAACGTGGAGACGCAAGTATGAGTAGTCGAGAGCTTTATCGTGACCCAGCAAATGGCAAGCTTGCCGGTGTGTGTGCCGGATTTGCTAACTACTTTGGTGTGGAGGTCTGGTTGATTCGTATCTTGGTTATTTCTGCAGGTTTGCTCGGCGGTACGTTTTTGGTGCTTCTCGCCTATGTCGCTTTAGCGTTTATGTTGGAAAAGCAGCCAATGACTTATTCAGAAAATATCAAGGCCCAGCAGGATCATACTCTAAAGAGTAAGCCATGGCAGAAGGGTCAAAGTCCGGAGCAGTTCTTGAGTGTGCTTGAGCGTGATTTTAACCGCATTGATGGCAAAATTCGCAATATGGAAGCGTATGTCACTTCCGATACATTCAGAGTCAACAGAGAGTTCAACAAGCTCTGAGGATTATGCAACTAGAATTTTGTTTTAAAGAGCAGGCCCCAAGCCTGCTTTTTGCTCACAAATTCCTCATTTAAATCAATATTATCTTCGCCTCACATGGCAGCTTGAGCATTGTTCATCTAACTTAAATGTAGTCTCTATATTCGTTGGATGAATATGATGAAAAAGCTGCTCATTCCAATAGCCGTTACGGCTGCTTTGTCGGGATGTGGTAAAGAACTACCACCCGTTCCCGAACCAGAATCTCGACCCGCTAAACTTTTTACGGTCTCTGTTGGTAACTCACAGTTTGATCGTCATTTCCCTGCTACGACTGACTCTGGCGATAAAGCCGTATTAGCCTTTCGTGTTCCCGGGCTACTTCAGTCGATTGACGTTCACGAAGGTCAACTCGTCAGCAAAGGTGATGTGTTGGCAACACTGAACCCCGACGAATACACGCTTCTGGAACAACAAGCGAGAGCAAATTTTGCGCTCGCGGACGTGCAATACCAACGGTATAAAAAGCTTCGTGTCGATCAGGTTGTGTCAGAACAGGACTTTGATGAAGCGAAAGCCAATCACAATTCTGCCAAAGCTCAGTGGGATCAGGCGAAAGCGAATCTGAGTTACACCAAACTCGTTGCTCCTTATGATGGCACGATCTCATACCTTCCTGCGGAAAACCATGAATACGTTGCCGCCAAAGAAGGCGTGATGAATATCCAAACCAATCAATTGATGAAGGTGATATTCCAGCTTCCTAGCCACTTGCTCAATCGTTACGCTCCTGGGGTTAACGTCACAGCAAAAATGGAGTTTGATGCCTTTCCAGAACGGTCATTCGATTTAACTTTTCAGGAGATCGATACCGAAGCCGACCCTAAAACGGGCAGTTACAAAGTCACTATGGTAATGGAGCGTCCTGAAGGCGTTGGGATCTTACCAGGGATGTCCGGTAACGTGCTTGTTACTTCACTGAACTCCGGCGTTACAACCATTCCCAATTCAGCACTGTTTGAAGAGTCAGGACAAAGCTACGTCTGGCGTGTAGATGAGCAAGGTATTGTGACCAAAGCCGCGATCACAATGAATGACAAAAATCAGGTTCTACAAGGCCTGGATGATGGTGATGTGATCGTAATTTCTGGCGTCAATGTGATAGAGCCGGGTATCAAAGTCAGAGCCTGGGTTAAGGAAAGAGGGTTGTAATATGAAAAGAATTATAGCCTTAGCCGTTTTATGCTTGCCGTTTTTCATCTCTGGTTGCGGTGATAAAGGGCCTGAAAAAGAGGTGGAAATTCCCCGAGTAAGAGTCGTTTCTTTAGAGGGAAGTAAGGTTGACGATAATTTGTACTTTCCTGCGGTGGCCAATGCGGCTGATCGTTCGCATCTCAGTTTTAGAGTTGCGGGTGAAGTTAGCAGTATCAGGGTCAAAGAGGGCGATAAGGTGAAAAAAGATGACGTTATTGCCACGTTAGACCCGACTGATTATCAATTGGATGTGGACAACGCTTCTGCCCGTTTTTCTGTAGTGGATAGTCAATACCGCCGCTCTCGTCCTCTTGTCGATAAAGGCTTACTGGCTAAATCGCAGTTTGATGAAATTGCTGCTCAGCGCCAAATCGCTCTGGCAGAGCTGAAACTAGCTCAACTACGTTTGTCATTTACGACTTTAAAAGCACCAGTGGATGGCATCATCTCCAGGGTTAATGTTGATCAGTTCGAAAATATTCAAGTTGGCCAGTATATCGTGAATATACACAGCTTGGATCGTTTCGAAGTACTTATTCAATTTCCGGATCGTTTGTACGTCAAAGAGCCTCCGACCGATGAAAGGCTCACCTCTATTCAGGGGGTTGTGCGTGTTCCAAGCGGTAATGAATACATAGGAACTGTCAAAGAGTTTACCACTGAGCCCGACCCCGCCACTGGCACGTTCACGGTTACCCTCTCACTACCGATGCCAAAAGACGAATACATCCTTGATGGAATGGCGGTTGAAGTCACGTCAAAAGATGAAAAAGTCGGTTTGAATTTGAATGTCGGGATTAATGTACCAATCGAAGCGATTTTCAACGCGGATGGCGACGATCTGAGTCGTGAAAACAAGTTCGTTTGGGTACTTAACGACGATAATACCGTTTCTCGCCAACAGATACGCACGGGTAAAGCTTCAAAGACATCGATACAAGTGCTTGATGGGCTTGAATTACACGACAAGGTTGTCGTCGCTGGGGTGTCAAGACTCAGAGAAGGTATGCAAGTAGAAGTGGTTGAGCAGGAGGCAGGTTTATGAATGAGAAAAATAAAGTGCCTCAAACGGACGAAGACGTAACGGGTATCGCGGCTTACTTTATTAAAAACCGTGTTATCAGTTGGATGGTGTCACTGATTTTCTTGATCGGTGGTGTCGCCGCATTTTTTGGGTTAGGGCGTCTGGAAGATCCTGCTTTCACCATCAAAGACGCCATGGTCGTCACCTCGTATCCGGGAGCGACACCTCAACAAGTGGAAGAAGAGGTGACGTACCCACTTGAAAAAGCCATTCAGCAATTGACGTACGTCGATGAGGTGAATTCTATTTCGAGTCGTGGGCTGTCTCAAATTACCGTAACGATGAAAAACAATTACGGCCCGGATGACTTACCTCAAATTTGGGATGAATTAAGGCGAAAAGTTAATGACTTGAAAGGCACGTTACCGCCTGGTGTGAATGATCCTCAAGTGATTGATGACTTTGGCGATGTCTACGGCATTTTGCTCGCAGTGACGGGGGATGGTTACAGCTACAAAGAACTGCTGGATTACGTTGATTACCTGAGACGGGAACTCGAACTTGTAGACGGTGTGAGTAAAGTATCTGTGTCTGGCACACAGCAAGAACAGGTCTTTATTGAAATCTCGATGAAGAAATTGAGCAGTTTGGGTCTGTCTCCCGATACCGTATTCGGACTTCTCTCAACTCAAAACGTAATCTCCGATGCTGGTGCGATCAGAATTGGTGATGAATATATTCGAATCCAACCAACCGGGCAGTTTCAGAATGTCGACGAGCTGGGTGATTTATTGCTGACCGAAGTGGGTGCTCAGGGGCTGATTTTCCTTAAAGATGTCGCTGACATTAAACGCGGCTACATTGAGGTTCCAACCAATATCGTCAACTTCAATGGCAGCTTGGCGCTGAATGTCGGTGTTTCGTTTGCACAAGGGGTCAATGTTGTTGAAGTCGGAAAAGTGTTTGATCGCCGACTTGCTGAATTGAAGTATCAACAACCCGTCGGAATCGAGATCTCAGAAATTTATAGTCAACCGAAGGAAGTGGATAAATCGGTAAGTGGCTTTGTTGTGAGTCTCGCACAAGCGATTGGGATAGTGATCGTCGTATTGCTGTTCTTTATGGGGCTTCGTTCTGGCTTACTTATCGGTTTGATCCTGCTGCTAACGGTCCTCGGCACATTCATCTTCATGAAGTACCTGGCCATCGATCTACAACGTATTTCTTTAGGGGCGTTGGTCATCGCTTTGGGGATGCTGGTGGATAATGCCATCGTCGTTGTGGAAGGGATATTAATTGGTACCCAAAAGGGAAG
This window contains:
- the pspF gene encoding phage shock protein operon transcriptional activator; the protein is MKQNLIGESPAFLAVLDKVSQLAPIERPVLIIGERGTGKELIAQRLHYLSRRWDKPLLSLNCATLSEGLIDSELFGHEPGSFTGSKGKHKGRFERAEGGTLFLDELATAPLLVQEKLLRVIEYGEYERVGGHTALNADVRLVCATNADLPKLAEQGDFRADLLDRLAFDVIMLPPLRERKEDILSLAEYYAIKMCRELQLEYFVGFTAEAERSLLDYPWPGNVRELKNVIERAIYQHGLNADPIDQLIFNPFATVWDNALGHSNEQEEEQDVAEQSTQFHFPLDYKQWQEEQDISLLNRALEEAKFNQRQAAELLGLSYHQLRGMVRKYGLVGQS
- the pspA gene encoding phage shock protein PspA, whose protein sequence is MGIFSRFADIVNSNISALLDKAEDPEKMIRLIIQEMEDTLVEVRTNSAKAIADKKELARKVEAIEDQINEWGKKASLALVKEREDLARAALIEKQKLEQLIKGLHTEQTLVEETIDKLTGEIGKLENKIAETRAKQQALAIRNQTATNRRDVQKHLHTSRTNEAMAKFEQYSRKVDELEAEADLYSSTGQSKSLEQEFAELQAQDEIEKELAKLKEQMSSQDK
- the pspB gene encoding envelope stress response membrane protein PspB, encoding MTTFFITGPVIVFLIFVAPLWLFLHYRSKRKTDSALSNQDLERLQVLSEKAESMQARVDTLERILDAESPTWRRKYE
- the pspC gene encoding envelope stress response membrane protein PspC is translated as MSSRELYRDPANGKLAGVCAGFANYFGVEVWLIRILVISAGLLGGTFLVLLAYVALAFMLEKQPMTYSENIKAQQDHTLKSKPWQKGQSPEQFLSVLERDFNRIDGKIRNMEAYVTSDTFRVNREFNKL
- a CDS encoding efflux RND transporter periplasmic adaptor subunit, yielding MKKLLIPIAVTAALSGCGKELPPVPEPESRPAKLFTVSVGNSQFDRHFPATTDSGDKAVLAFRVPGLLQSIDVHEGQLVSKGDVLATLNPDEYTLLEQQARANFALADVQYQRYKKLRVDQVVSEQDFDEAKANHNSAKAQWDQAKANLSYTKLVAPYDGTISYLPAENHEYVAAKEGVMNIQTNQLMKVIFQLPSHLLNRYAPGVNVTAKMEFDAFPERSFDLTFQEIDTEADPKTGSYKVTMVMERPEGVGILPGMSGNVLVTSLNSGVTTIPNSALFEESGQSYVWRVDEQGIVTKAAITMNDKNQVLQGLDDGDVIVISGVNVIEPGIKVRAWVKERGL
- a CDS encoding efflux RND transporter periplasmic adaptor subunit produces the protein MKRIIALAVLCLPFFISGCGDKGPEKEVEIPRVRVVSLEGSKVDDNLYFPAVANAADRSHLSFRVAGEVSSIRVKEGDKVKKDDVIATLDPTDYQLDVDNASARFSVVDSQYRRSRPLVDKGLLAKSQFDEIAAQRQIALAELKLAQLRLSFTTLKAPVDGIISRVNVDQFENIQVGQYIVNIHSLDRFEVLIQFPDRLYVKEPPTDERLTSIQGVVRVPSGNEYIGTVKEFTTEPDPATGTFTVTLSLPMPKDEYILDGMAVEVTSKDEKVGLNLNVGINVPIEAIFNADGDDLSRENKFVWVLNDDNTVSRQQIRTGKASKTSIQVLDGLELHDKVVVAGVSRLREGMQVEVVEQEAGL